From the genome of Spodoptera frugiperda isolate SF20-4 chromosome 7, AGI-APGP_CSIRO_Sfru_2.0, whole genome shotgun sequence:
GTATAAGGCCATCATCGTCAACAGCTCTTGGTATAGCTCATTATACGGTTCCTTCACAGATTTCATAATCTGTTACACATTAAATTGAGTTACTTGAGACAAAACATTTATATGGACGACATTAGATATTAAATCgacaataacattaataactacACGATTAAACGTAAACCTTACATTCACTTAacacaacataataaaacaatttcaaaactcAATCAGATCGTCAAATGAAACAATACTTAGCTGTAAAGCGATCAAAGTGAATTTGTGAAAGACTTCTGCGATTGCACTTCTCTAGGTTTTAAGAACTTAGGAATCGACAACAGTTTAATATCGATACAAATGTTACATGTATCTTGATCACGATACGCATGGATAAGGCTAAATATGATCTTTAAATTTTATGTGTATTATGCCCTGACGGTTTATTcactgttttattaaatttaatttagatcacaacaatgaaaaattaagtgttacattattttcatatcCGCATTTCGGTCTCCTACTAcagtaattgaattttattctttactaacttctgccagcggcttcacctaTATGCAAGTGGGATAAATTTAATATCCTATCACACACGTCAGCTCatacgttcagtagtttcagcatgatagACGTCCAagcaatcaaacaaaaaaacattttagcattgataatattagtgtgatgatGTGATCATTATCGTCTTGTAATTGTCCTTTGCaccttctcacacggagaaagaatgcatcatcatcattttgACAAATAACCTTACAAATTATTTCCTTCAGTAAGTCAGTGGTTTTTAAAACTAACGTGTCAGGATTCAAAATCGCACCTGAACATAAGTTCAGAAGCAGGCAACTTAATTATTGCTTCCATTGTGATCTTGGGTTTACTTAATTGAATGTACATACAAGGCATGTAAAGTTTTCTAGTAAATCTGATTCATTGGTTATCAGAGCAAGCTCATCTCCACGTACCGTACGAGTGCAACCTTGGCGTAATTGAAACAAGGGCAggttaacaataaaacatacattcttttttaatattgtattatgagTATGTTTACTTATTATGTATCATTATGCTGCTATTTTGGAAGGTGTAAGTAATGTATAATGGAGGTGTCGTTCACCTCATAGAAGACGATTACTACTcctaaacataaaacaaatgaatgaattGACTGcaactagaaaatatttttagctgGTAAACCCAAGAGTGACaatgatacaaaaatataactgaTGCCTTTTTGAGGGAGTGATTCAAATGTACAATCGCGTTAAATTATGGAGTTGGAAAAGTGGGGAACTTAAAACATTGTCCGCGGTGTATGAAATATGTATGCTTTATTTCCTACTAcatgtatataattttctaggGCAGATTTAATAAGTGGGTATAATTCTACATGTGTATAACTTTCTCGTTCTGTCTGTTTGTGTCCTTTTGGGCATAATATGTGTTTAACAAAACGCGTTAATCgcagaattattcaaattgcaCATTTACAACGTCCTTCAAGGCATCGTATAACAATTCTGTTCGCTCCCTTTCATCTGTATCGCATCAGAACAGAAAGTAGGTACTCTAGTTTTGGTATTGTTTTTTCAAGTAAAACTACAAGGCTTCGATACGATGTCATCCAATATTATTACTCTTAATGAGTTTCAACTTTATACGTACACATATAAAAGTCGAAGGGACCGTTGGATGCGACACAGTTTGCTTTTTGTAGTGAAAACTTGAAGACAATAATATGAAACTGGTGCGTATTGggtttacagaaaaataaatagaaaaacaatttgaatacaacaatttttaaatatatgtatatcagtAAACAAAAAATTTGGCTAACAAACAAAGCAAATGACTATTGCATGGTAGACATATTGGCTGGGCAATCCACTACTGCACATATCCTAAGTTTGACATCCACCATAGAACAACTCTATGTGTAACCGCGAATAATTTTTTTCCGGAGCTGCTTACAATCAACTTTGGAAATCAATctcaaaagtaaaatattttttttcctaagACTTATTTGCCTCGAAaagctttaatattattttcgttcCTTTTGCAGTTAATCATCACCACACTCTTCGCTTTGGGAGCGGCCCAAATCCCATCAAGAAACTACATCCCACAGAATCAAGGTCACGGAGGACAGGGTGGCTTCCAAAGTTACCATGGATCCCAAATAGACCCTGGCTTCAATCTTGGAGGAGGTGGCAATGGAAACCGAAGACCTCAACAAGATGCTGAGAAGAATGCTGCTACTTTGAAACAAGATCAGGATGTTGGTGAAGATGGAAGTAAGTATTCCTAGAATATTACTGATTTTGAAGCTGAGCTGATAGTATTAGAAGTCATTGCGTGAAGATGACACCTTACGCGACgtcttgcgtgagcgatctagacaCGAAGGCAATTCGGTGCGACGCGGtgcgaaaacaacaaactgtcaacGACGTTGATCAGTCAGTTGAATTGACATGGCTTACGTGACCAACCGCACTTGGGATGCGGTGAGCGATCAATTGGCTTGGTCACACCGCATCGCattgaattcgcgtgtcaccgcaccgcttcgcttCTATATCGCTCACCCTAGACGTAGTGTTAgtctaatttctaattttagcCGATTTGAGAATTATTGGATAAATTTAAtccatttttaactaaaaaaataaatgtggtTTAAGTGCGATCGATTTAGGCATTATTTCGATTTTGATTATTGAGCAAAGTTTACTTTACGAGTATAAGTAATTTCTGGATTTTAAACTATCTAAGACTGGTTGGTcatctctttatttatttattttcaagtaacatgactcataatttttattaataacaatttaggCATGATTTAATATCTGTGTAGAGAATTGTACGCCATTGAAGTCAATGAAGTACATCATCAAAATGTGAAGGGATTTTTAAGCTATAAAATAACCATAAATATTCCCATTGAACACCCATCGTATTAATTCGTATTGTTTACTTCAATATTGTGATCGCCCAAAGCCAAACGAATGAAGGCATTATTTTGAGTTCGTGCCTCGTTTGTAGTTCACGAAACAATAATGAAAGTGCCCTTGTGATAATCTTCATATGTCAAGGTTCTTCATTCTCATACGTGAATATTCTAAATTAGTTCATTTGCGTTTTCTTGTTATACTACAAAAGCTCCTATTAATACCTGTTTGTAGAATAGGTGATGTAAATAACACTGTAAGGTTTTCTAGTAAGGTGTCTTTTACAATGTCTGACTTCAAAGATATAGTAGATACCTATATCAAAGGGACTATGATATGTGTAATTGGTTATAGTGAGTAGTATTTAACTCAAAAACACGATGAGATTAaagtaggtttattatttttttcaatagtaTCAATCCTTTTGTAAGAAACCACTATTACAACATGAATAACTTATTCCAATCTCCccgtcaatttttttttcattggagaatgtcatctaattccttctcccgcctttggcgggCGAGACgcagtgtcaaacttttactgacttaaaaccatccCTTATCCTACATCTGCTTTTGAGCCAGGgctccggtaaacctgctaggtagtcgcAGCTCCAGAATTAATTATTCTACTTTACTATTGTTCATCTCACTCCATAGGCTATCACTTCGGCTTCGAAACTTCAAACGGCATCCGAGCGGAAGAAGCTGGTAACCCAGCCCAAGCCCAGGGTGGATTCTCCTACAAAGGTGATGATGGCCACACCTACACCGTCACGTACACCTCGGGAGAAGGTGGTTTCAGACCTCAGGGTGAACACCTACCAGTTCCACCTCCCACTCCTGAAGCCATCCTAGAAGCTTTGAGGAAGAATGAACAGGATGAAGCTGCTGGAATCTTTGATGATGGTGAGACTTTTTTGATGACTCTTTGCTACTCAAGCAAAAGTTTATGGTTATATGCAACGTCACCCTTTCAAGCAGCAGAGTGCACCTGCACAGTTACGAAATGTGATGCCACTATACAaggtacatccacttttcaccatttgtgttataactcccatgtaatagagagtgagcctattgcctaaCCTTTTTACTGGgtacaaatccagactccgtgccactactgaattttttttggaaaaccgaaaaaagtcctgTATTACTTTGTCCGaaccgagaatcgaaccccAAACCTCTTGCCTGGTAGTCACACTTGGGACCTTTCGACCAACGAGGAGGAGTTTATGATCTTTATCTTTCTTTAATTTCCAGGTAAATACCATCCAGAACAACATGGAGGCGGTCAGCGCAACGGGTTTGGATCTGCGAATCACCAGGGAGGCTTCAACGCCAACAGTGGTTATCAATACTAATTTGATAACCCTATTCATTGTATTTGTCAATGCATTGGATTTTAAAATCTATGATAAAGACAATAAGTATCAATTTCCTAAATCTAAATGAGGTTCTCATATCCAAAATATTGACAAATGCAATAAAACTGCAACAAAACTGATTTTTGACTGTAATTTATAGTCATTAGATGTAGATATTAGTAGTAACACGATGTTAATGTATAgaaaatgtgaataaaaatgtaagaaTGATATTATAAAGAAGATCACAGCAATCtaagattttcatttaaatatcctACTAGAACAACCTGTATGAtgaaagattataaaaaaacgCAAGCGCATGAACGGGTAGCTCCATCTATGTTTTGAACCACGAACTAATTTAGTTTGTAACTGCCATATAACCAGACCAGAGGTCACTTGTAAGGTGAAGCTTTGTAATGTTCATAAACGAATTGATTTAGTTTGTAGCTACCTTCTAATTTGACTAGAGGTCGCTTTTAGAGtgaaaaacaaagtaataaagactgcctcattggtcgagtggtcgcaagtgcgactgccgaacaaggagtctcgggttcgattcccggctcgggcaaagtattactgagtttttttcggtttttcaaaacaCAAGAAGAacatataaaaattagtcatctaccctatgtCACCGTGTACCTTTTACCCCGAAACCTTCTCCTGCTTTCATTTAAAGATTATatcttttaataat
Proteins encoded in this window:
- the LOC118266107 gene encoding pupal cuticle protein 27-like, encoding MKLLIITTLFALGAAQIPSRNYIPQNQGHGGQGGFQSYHGSQIDPGFNLGGGGNGNRRPQQDAEKNAATLKQDQDVGEDGSYHFGFETSNGIRAEEAGNPAQAQGGFSYKGDDGHTYTVTYTSGEGGFRPQGEHLPVPPPTPEAILEALRKNEQDEAAGIFDDGKYHPEQHGGGQRNGFGSANHQGGFNANSGYQY